The genomic DNA AGTGCTGGAGCAGCTCGCCCCCCTGCGGTGTCTGGGGGTACTTTTTGAACTGGTGCCTCAGCACGACCTCCCAGCGTCCCAGTTGAAGGACAGGCCAACTGGGACATGCCCACAACTCAGCAGCCCTCCGAAGAGCAGCCCTCTTCGGCTCGGGAAGGACGTGACGACTCCTGGCCCACGAGCGTCCGGAGCAAGGTCGGCCACACGCGGGCCGGACGATCCTCGGGCATCACGTTCGCCTGCAACTCCAGCGCGAGGGTAAGCGCAGGCAGGGTCCAGGCCAGCACCCCCACACTCACGGGGAGGGGACGGTCGAGCGTGACCGAATGTGTTTCCAGGGCGGCGTGTAAGGCCTGCCGGACCCAGCGACCGCGCTCGGCCAGCTTGAGGCGGGCCGACTCGTGACGCAGGGCAAACAGGCAGAACTCCAGTTCAAGTTGCAGCCAGGTCGAGTTCGGGGCCGCCTCGCCCAGCACGGCCTCGATGGCCTCCAAACGCTCGTCACCCGGACGGGCGAAGGCCTGCACCATCCGGGGCGCGACCTCACCCAGGCGGTGGTCATACAGGGCGAGGAACAGGTCCTCTTTGGAGGCGAAGTTGGAATACACCGCGCCCTTGGTCAGCCCCGCCTCACGCGCCACGTCATCGAGACGGGCGGCGTGAAAGCCCTCCCGGGCGAAGACCGTCAGGGCGGCATCAAGAAGCTGTTGCCGGGTCCGGCGCTTGCCCTCCTCACGTCCGGGGCCCTTTCGTCGTGGATGAGGGGTTCGGTCGCTGTTGGTCACGGCCCCCCATCATAGGACACATTGCAAAAAGATACCCACAAGTATCTATTCGCACAATCGAATGATACTCGTGAGTATCAAATAACGTCATGCCCTCCACCCAACAACTCGGCAGTCGTGTCGCTCTCGTGACGGGCGGAACCAGCGGGATCGGACGCGAGGTGGCCCTCGACCTCGCGCGCCGTGGGACGCACGTCTTCATCGTCGGTCGCGACCAGCAGCGGGCTCAAGAGGTCGTGCGTCGGGGCAACGGCCTGATCGAGTTTCTGGCCGCCGACCTGTCGAGGATGAGTGAGGTGCGGCGTCTCGCCTCCGAGGTGCTGTCCCGAACCCAGCGGCTCGACCTGCTCGTCCACAGCGCGGGCGTTCACCACCTGAGCCGTGAACTGACCCCGGAGGGGGTGGAGGTCAATTTCGCCGCGAACTACCTCAGCCGCTTCCTGCTCACCGAGCTGCTGCTCGAACGCCTGCAACACAGCGCGCCCGCCCGCATCGTCGTGCTGGGCAGCCCCTACAAGTTCGACCCTGCCCGCTTCATGTCCTTGCGCGGGCTCACCGCCGGAGAACCTCTCGCGCACCCCCTGTGGGCCCTCGCGCAGTCCGGCATGGCGATCAGCGTCTGGACCGTGGCGCTCGCCCGCCGCCTCGCCGGAACGGGGGTCACGGTCAACAACGTTCACCCCGGCTTCGTGCAGACGGGCATCCTGCGGACGTATCCCCTCGCGTTTCGCCTCGTGGATTACGTGCTGCAATT from Deinococcus planocerae includes the following:
- a CDS encoding TetR/AcrR family transcriptional regulator, which translates into the protein MTNSDRTPHPRRKGPGREEGKRRTRQQLLDAALTVFAREGFHAARLDDVAREAGLTKGAVYSNFASKEDLFLALYDHRLGEVAPRMVQAFARPGDERLEAIEAVLGEAAPNSTWLQLELEFCLFALRHESARLKLAERGRWVRQALHAALETHSVTLDRPLPVSVGVLAWTLPALTLALELQANVMPEDRPARVWPTLLRTLVGQESSRPSRAEEGCSSEGC